Proteins encoded together in one Dermacentor variabilis isolate Ectoservices chromosome 2, ASM5094787v1, whole genome shotgun sequence window:
- the LOC142571834 gene encoding oxytocin receptor-like has protein sequence MPSDLVFISSAENETMSLGAVSVEDVVLGPRYASTLRISLIGVMLVLSLVGNLLVCYRLLTSRRHRLLKAQVLFLNLALADLLVTLITMNSQLLWEIMGRVWIAGDAPCRVFKVLQTYALVSSTYMLVGIAVDRHFAICNPLAPAPKPRSVAAACWLLSLVPSVPNLFVFRLVVVRDKYFCASFFYIYHDSTAARQAYMAFVFAFVFILPLVALVVLYTSILLRMWKIGSASSSPRPPEALVGGAFDGGCCVVDGARSTMPKARLRTLKMAVVIFVAFLVTNLPYMVQEMLLAFAENVQLGPNLVAVFGVISALNSAVNPYVYLAFNGGAGVTWCDAHVCGLWRRLTCPSKSKRTVTVTYRGPWSAGQSRRRRRPLTAKVPPPVPEMCESCERQRQIEEKH, from the coding sequence ATGCCCTCTGACCTCGTGTTTATCTCCAGCGCGGAGAACGAGACGATGTCGCTGGGAGCCGTCTCCGTCGAAGACGTCGTGCTCGGTCCGCGATACGCCAGTACGCTTCGAATCAGCCTTATCGGCGTCATGCTGGTCCTGTCGCTCGTGGGTAACCTCTTGGTCTGCTACAGGCTCCTGACGTCACGGCGCCACCGGCTGCTCAAGGCGCAGGTGCTGTTCCTGAATCTTGCCCTGGCCGACCTACTCGTCACGCTGATCACCATGAACTCGCAGCTATTGTGGGAAATTATGGGCCGCGTGTGGATCGCCGGCGACGCCCCCTGCCGTGTGTTCAAGGTGCTGCAGACGTACGCGCTCGTCTCGTCCACGTACATGTTGGTAGGCATCGCTGTGGACCGCCATTTTGCCATCTGCAACCCTCTGGCTCCGGCGCCCAAGCCGCGCTCGGTGGCGGCGGCCTGCTGGCTGCTGTCTCTCGTTCCGTCCGTGCCTAACCTGTTCGTGTTTCGGCTCGTCGTGGTCCGGGACAAGTACTTCTGTGCCTCGTTCTTCTACATCTACCACGACTCGACTGCGGCCCGACAAGCCTACATGGCGTTTGTCTTCGCGTTCGTGTTCATTCTGCCGTTAGTGGCGCTTGTGGTGCTCTACACGAGCATCCTGCTGCGCATGTGGAAGATAGGCTCAGCTTCGTCCTCTCCGCGGCCGCCCGAAGCGCTGGTCGGCGGTGCGTTTGACGGCGGCTGCTGCGTTGTAGACGGCGCCAGAAGCACAATGCCGAAGGCGCGCCTGCGGACGCTCAAGATGGCTGTGGTGATATTCGTAGCGTTTCTGGTGACGAACCTTCCGTACATGGTGCAGGAGATGCTGCTGGCGTTCGCGGAAAACGTTCAGCTCGGGCCAAACTTGGTCGCGGTTTTCGGCGTGATATCGGCGTTGAACAGCGCCGTCAACCCTTACGTCTATCTGGCCTTCAACGGCGGTGCGGGAGTCACGTGGTGCGACGCTCACGTATGCGGTCTTTGGCGCCGTCTGACGTGCCCTTCGAAATCGAAGCGGACGGTCACGGTGACGTACCGTGGTCCGTGGTCGG